ACTGGAACGCTGGTGTTTCCCCAGTGGGTCATCAGCTACATATACATCACATTCTTTTATCAAATCTGGCATTGAAATTTCCTTTTCCATatataggtttaaaaaaattaaattaaaaaagccACAGGAGCAACCCTGACAGAGAAGTCTTGCATGCAGCCTTCTCCTGAGAAAGTATGTAATCTTAGTTATCCTCGAAGTCAGCAAGCGCTCTTCTACTGTTAATATTAAAAGGAACATAATAGAATGGCCCAGTCCAACTAAAACAGTCCTTGAGTCTATTGGTCAGTTCGTTAAATGTCAAgagttttcacatttttgaaaaaaaaaaaaaaaaaaaaaagcttctcttattatttaaactttaagGTATCCTGCATGCTCTATCAGCCAACATAAATGAGTTTCTTGGCTGGTGTGTTAAACTTTACCACCTGTTTACATCCCCCTTTTTGGCAGAGATCACCAAAGCAGTGGAGTCCCTGGCCAAGCCTCCTTTGTAATGGTAATAAGTTCCTTTTTCcttaaatagaaacaaaacttCTCTGTTTGACACTGAGCAAACAAAAAGCATGCACCCAAATATTTCTGGCCATGTTGGGGGCACAAGCACCCCCTTTCTACCCCCAAATCCTGGCTTCTGCATTGCGATGCTACAAAAGCCATTTGCATAGCTGTGTCAAAGCCTCCAAGTGAAGACTCCAACCTCAGCATCCCACCATCCATTTGTCCCCTACTCTGGCTTTGACCACCAAGTACCATCCATTTACTTCTTGAGTATTGGGAATTGGGAGATGGTGCCCGAACTGGCCCTCTGTCCCCACTGGCCTCTCTGGCAAGTGCACAAAAGGGCACTTCCCCTGAGGTGGGCTGGTGGGCTTCAGGGAGAGGCGGCTCCTTAGGGCCAATGAGATGGTCTCTACATGCCCTGGACCTAGTCGGCAAATCGCTGCAGGAGATGGTCCTCCCGTCTCAGGCTGCCGCCCGCACCGCCGCCCGCACTGTCCATGAAGCGGTCGCAGGGGAATTCGATGAGGTCCGCCTCACTGAGCGCGCACACGGTGGTGCGCGGCCGGTGAGACTGGAATCCCGAGAAGTCGGCGGACACGCCGGTGCCCATGGAGCGCAGGGGCCGTCGGGTGGAGTACATGTGGCGAACGTGGACCGGGGCTCCACCCTTCCGCCTGGCCCGCAGCTTCCTCCGCAGCCAGCGAGACGCCCAGGCCGCCAAGGCCAGGAGCACCAGCAGCGCGTTGACCGTCAGCAGGGCCAAGGTCAGCAGCTGGTAGTCGACGCCGCCCCGGCTCCCGGCCTCCGGCAGGGTGACCAGCCCTGCGCAGTGGTCCCGGGGAGCCACAGGACAGACGCGGCCCCCAAGCACGCCCTCCACGCACACCAGGTAGGGGGTGTCCCCGCGCAGCTCGCGCAACGTGGCCGAGTCACTGCGCTCGGGCAGGTAGACGAAGCGGTGGAACTTGGGCTGCTGGCCGAAGCGGTCGAAGAGCAGGCGGAAGCGCGCGCCGCCCAGCGGCCGGGGACTGCGGTGCTCGCGCACGGCCCAGCGCACCGAGGCGCTGTCTGCGCCCACCGCCTCCACCGTCAGGTTGCACAGGATGAACTTGTTGAAGTCGCACGGGTCGGACACCAGCGGCGGCAGCCCGGCCCCCACGTCGGACTGGGCGGCACGCTCCTGGTGTTCCGTGCCCAGGCGTTGCTTCGTCGCGCGCTGCCAGGGGTCGCCAGCGGGCGACGCCGCGGAACCGGGAGAGGCCGTTGGGGTGGGCTCCGCGTGGGCGGGATCTGCCGGAGTCGGACGGCCCCGCTGGGACTTCTCGTGCCGGTCTAGGAACTGTGGAGCCGGGCCCGCGGCGGCAGCGGCGGAGGGGCTGGGCTGCTGGAAGCCTGGGCCCCGCCAACTCAGCCTTAGGGCGCTGCGGTTGCCTACCAACTCCCTGGAGGCTCCATCCCAGGCCACCCCAGCTAGAAATCCCCCCTGCTGCTGGAGCTGCGGCTGCGGCGGCAGCTCCTCCGCGAGACCTGCAGGTGGCGTCATCTCCTCCCCTGCGGCCGTGGGGAGGGGCCGCCGCCTGCGGTCAGCGGTCAGGGAAGCTGAGGGCAAGGGATCCGCGCAGGACCCGTTTTGCAGCTGCTGGTCATCCAGGTAATCCAGGTATTTGCCTCGCAGGGCCGGGGGGTGGCGACACTGCACGAAGACAGTGAGGAGCCGGCCCTGCGAGTGCCAGTCGCCCATCCAGCGCTTCAGGCCTCGCAGCCGGCAGTCGCAGGTCCAGCCGTTGCCGTCTAGATCCAGCCGATAAAGGGCTGGGCTGGCTGCGAAGATGTCGCCGGATAGGGCGCTGAGCGCGTTGTTGCGCAGGCTGAGCTCGCGCAGCCGGCCCAGGTGACCGAAGGTGGCCGGGTGCAGGGCGGACAACTCATTGCCGCTCAGGTCCAGCGCCTCCAGGCTGTGCAGAGGCTCCAGCAGCGCGGTTGGCAGCTGGCTCAGCCGATTACCCTCCAGGCGCAGCTCGCGCAGGGCCTCCAAGCCCCAAAAGGCCTCCGGCGCGAGGTGCCTGAGCTGGTTGCCCCTGAGCGAGAGCAGGCCCAGACGTGGCAGGTGCTGGAAGACGCGCGGCCCGAGGTGCTGCAGGCTGTTGGCCGAGAGAATGAGGGTGGAGAGGGAGCGCAGCGGTGCGAAGGTGGCCGCGTGGCGCAGGGAGGGCTGTAGCTCGTTGGCAGAGAGGTTGAGGAAGCGCAGCTTGCCTAACTGGGCGAAGGCGTTCTTGCCCAGAAAGCGGATCCGGTTGGACTCTAGATGTAGGTAGAGCAGGTTGCTCAAGGGGGCGAAGACTGCGTCCGGCAGCTCCCCCAGGGCGTTCCCGTCCAGCCGCAGCTTGACCAGACTCTCCAGGCCCTCGAAGGAGCCGCGGCTTAGGCGGCCGATCTCGTTCCCGTTGGCGTAGAGGATGCGCAGCTTGCGCAGCGGGGCCAGCGTGCCCGGGGCAAGCGCCTGTAAGAGGTTGTTCCCCAGGTACAGCTCTTCCAGCCGCGAGAGCTTCTCGAAGGTCTTGGGGTGCAGAGAGCGGATCTGGTTGTACTGCAGGTCCAGCCGTCTGAGCTGCCCCAGACGGTGGAAGTCGAAGGCCGTGATGTTGGTTATGAAGTTGCCGCCGAGACTGTAGGTGAGCACGTCGTGGGGACTCGGCAGCGAGCTGGTCTTGGGCACGACGCGGAGCCCCCTGTTGGTGCACAGGAGATGCTGGGGGTGCTGGCAGTCGCAGCGCTCCGGGCACACGGGCTTGGCCCGCGGCGGGAGCGCGAGGCAGCTGCACACCACGAGCAGGAAGCGCACGGCGCGGGCAGCCTCCATCGCCGCCCGCCCTGCGTGCTGCGGCCGGATCGTCCTCTTGGCCCGCCGGCTCTGTGTCTCCTCTGCATTCCCCTTGGCCTGACCAGAGTCGCTAAATGGCCTCTTTCGGACTTCGCAGCGCCGTCCAGCCCCTCCTCCGTCCTTTGTCCGGCGGCCGGCCCGGGTCTCTGCAGGCGGGCTTCGCCCGGCCAAGTCAGGCGGCGCGGGGCGCTCTGCAGACCCCGGGTGCTACTTGTTGCATTTCTGTGGAAAACTGTTTCTCCGGGTGCGCgtcggggggcggggggagggagcAAGACCCGGCGCTTTTTGTTTGCAGCTGAGTCCGGAGAGTTGGATTCCCTGGTGCGGATTCTCCTAGCCGAGTGGATTCCCCAGCTGCAGGCGGGAGCCGTTCCAAGAGCTTCTCGGGGCGCGGCTTGGCAGCAGAGCCCCGGCGGCTCGGCCCCCGCAGACGGCACCTTCTCGTTCGCGGTCCCGGACGCGGAGCGCGGCCCCGGTGCAACAGCTCGGGGAGCACGCGGGCTGCGTCTGGAAGGGACCCAAGTCGGCGAGCGGAGAGCAAACCGGGCGGAAATTCGTTCTTCCCACACTCTGCCCGCGGGGACGCTGGCGGAGAAAGAGGAGACGGCGGAGGGAGGACAGACCCCGGCAGGGGGAGGAGGAAACGCTAAGTGGCTCCGCGTCTGGTCAGCCCGAGCCCGGGATGCCAAGTGAGAAAAGTAGGGATTAAAAACAGCTGTACCGGTCGGACATGCTAGGCCGGGGGCGGGGGAGGATTACCGGGCTAGCAAACGGGATTTGCAGACAGAGACCTTTTTATTTTAGACGAGTAGACCAGCCGCTTCTGAGCGGTGGGAGTGCGGCTGGCCTTCCTCGTTTTTGTCACTTGCTCTTCCAGGTGCCACCCTGCGGGAAGTTTGAGCAGCACGGAGTCTGCCAGCATTCTACAGGAAGTTTGGGGGAGCGCAAGGTTGCCTGCAAAAGGCCATCAGAAGAGGGTAGGTGAACCCAGT
Above is a genomic segment from Macaca thibetana thibetana isolate TM-01 chromosome 3, ASM2454274v1, whole genome shotgun sequence containing:
- the TRIL gene encoding TLR4 interactor with leucine rich repeats: MEAARAVRFLLVVCSCLALPPRAKPVCPERCDCQHPQHLLCTNRGLRVVPKTSSLPSPHDVLTYSLGGNFITNITAFDFHRLGQLRRLDLQYNQIRSLHPKTFEKLSRLEELYLGNNLLQALAPGTLAPLRKLRILYANGNEIGRLSRGSFEGLESLVKLRLDGNALGELPDAVFAPLSNLLYLHLESNRIRFLGKNAFAQLGKLRFLNLSANELQPSLRHAATFAPLRSLSTLILSANSLQHLGPRVFQHLPRLGLLSLRGNQLRHLAPEAFWGLEALRELRLEGNRLSQLPTALLEPLHSLEALDLSGNELSALHPATFGHLGRLRELSLRNNALSALSGDIFAASPALYRLDLDGNGWTCDCRLRGLKRWMGDWHSQGRLLTVFVQCRHPPALRGKYLDYLDDQQLQNGSCADPLPSASLTADRRRRPLPTAAGEEMTPPAGLAEELPPQPQLQQQGGFLAGVAWDGASRELVGNRSALRLSWRGPGFQQPSPSAAAAAGPAPQFLDRHEKSQRGRPTPADPAHAEPTPTASPGSAASPAGDPWQRATKQRLGTEHQERAAQSDVGAGLPPLVSDPCDFNKFILCNLTVEAVGADSASVRWAVREHRSPRPLGGARFRLLFDRFGQQPKFHRFVYLPERSDSATLRELRGDTPYLVCVEGVLGGRVCPVAPRDHCAGLVTLPEAGSRGGVDYQLLTLALLTVNALLVLLALAAWASRWLRRKLRARRKGGAPVHVRHMYSTRRPLRSMGTGVSADFSGFQSHRPRTTVCALSEADLIEFPCDRFMDSAGGGAGGSLRREDHLLQRFAD